One genomic region from Lineus longissimus chromosome 6, tnLinLong1.2, whole genome shotgun sequence encodes:
- the LOC135489775 gene encoding nuclear hormone receptor HR96-like isoform X1 — protein MNMMNMNGAFSTMQLHDYYGNETGIMPSLRQRIPGSAEQAIEEGLKDLRMQSHLQFPINIKTEAMDMMPSQTSPLMPLGLTHLNHHGMPPMTSSPGSMHLNAPMDTCPTMLGSAIPMETNEILNKAGRARKQKEDKYCGVCGDRALGYNFDAISCESCKAFFRRNALKGLDYFKCPYDEKCKMDISNRRFCKRCRLKKCFEIGMRKEYILTEEEKMKKRQKIDENRSRSPWDGPGSTQSQPPRKMAANGLETNCRSSANTCTIDVDSEPREVILERKNGTLSPKTQNAEVTSSQPRRQLLAEEESMIEEIKAAYKSSLEVSIEGPPRDQSSCMADLVNIAELSVRRVIDMSKKIKSFKSLSQADQISLLKGGSIELLILRSVISYDKDKQQFLDESDMDSNTMTTEQLKNAEGGLFEDHMKFVRSLAVDLKADETMLILLLVVSLFSPDRPNLLDKSKVCAEQERYSILLNHYLESKLPYGQARSVYPKLLMKLVDIRNLNEEHSAILVKVNPEGIQPLMIELLDLRT, from the exons ATGAATATGATGAACATGAACGGG GCATTCAGCACAATGCAGCTTCATGACTACTATGGAAATGAAACGGGCATCATGCCGTCACTGCGGCAGCGAATACCGGGATCGGCAGAGCAGGCA ATTGAAGAAGGACTGAAG GACCTGCGTATGCAGTCGCACCTTCAATTCCCGATCAACATCAAGACAGAAGCCATGGACATGATGCCCTCGCAAACGTCGCCACTGATGCCGCTCGGCCTGACGCATCTGAATCATCACGGCATGCCGCCGATGACATCATCACCCGGCTCCATGCATCTTAACGCCCCCATGGACACATGCCCGACCATGCTGGGTTCGGCCATACCGATGGAGACCAACGAAATCCTGAATAAGGCCGGCCGGGCACGCAAGCAAAAGGAGGACAAGTACTGTGGTGTTTGCGGTGACCGAGCTCTAGGATATAATTTCGACGCTATATCTTGTGAATCTTGCAAAGCATTCTTCAGACGGAATGCACTGAAAGGACTG GACTATTTCAAGTGTCCATACGACGAGAAATGTAAAATGGATATATCGAACCGAAGATTTTGTAAACGATGCCGATTGAAGAAATGTTTCGAGATCGGAATGAGGAAAGAGTACATCCTGACCGaggaagaaaaaatgaaaaagcgtCAAAAGATTGACGAAAATAG GAGTAGGTCACCCTGGGATGGTCCGGGGTCCACCCAATCCCAACCACCACGAAA aatggcTGCCAACGGCCTGGAAACTAACTGCAG GTCatctgcaaatacatgtaccattgaTGTGGACAG TGAACCGCGTGAAGTCATTCTGGAGAGGAAGAATGGTACGCTCTCCCCAAAGACACAGAACGCAGAGGTGACGAGTTCGCAGCCTCGTCGACAGCTGCTCGCCGAGGAAGAGAGCATGATCGAGGAAATAAAAGCAGCTTATAAGTCGTCGCTGGAAGTTTCGATTGAGGGTCCACCCAGAGACCAATCGAGTTGCATGGCTGATCTCGTAAACATTGCTGAACTGAGCGTACGCCGAGTCATCGATATGTCAAAAAAGATCAAATCATTTAAGTCGTTATCGCAGGCTGATCAGATCAGTCTACTAAAAGGTGGTAGTATAGAGTTGTTGATTCTACGCTCGGTTATCTCCTATGATAAGGACAAACAACAATTTCTCGACGAATCAGACATGGACTCGAACACCATGACGACGGAGCAGTTAAAAAACGCGGAAGGTGGCTTGTTTGAGGATCATATGAAGTTTGTTCGTTCCCTCGCAGTGGACTTAAAAGCAGACGAAACGATGTTGATTTTACTTCTTGTCGTTTCGTTGTTTTCACCGGACAGACCCAACCTTCTGGACAAGTCTAAGGTGTGCGCTGAGCAGGAGCGTTATTCAATTCTACTCAATCATTACTTGGAATCGAAGCTCCCGTACGGGCAGGCGCGATCAGTGTACCCCAAACTTCTCATGAAGTTGGTGGATATACGGAACTTGAATGAGGAGCATTCGGCCATCTTGGTGAAGGTGAACCCAGAGGGGATCCAGCCACTGATGATTGAGCTGCTCGATTTACGAACCTGA
- the LOC135489775 gene encoding nuclear hormone receptor HR96-like isoform X3, with translation MNMMNMNGAFSTMQLHDYYGNETGIMPSLRQRIPGSAEQAIEEGLKDLRMQSHLQFPINIKTEAMDMMPSQTSPLMPLGLTHLNHHGMPPMTSSPGSMHLNAPMDTCPTMLGSAIPMETNEILNKAGRARKQKEDKYCGVCGDRALGYNFDAISCESCKAFFRRNALKGLDYFKCPYDEKCKMDISNRRFCKRCRLKKCFEIGMRKEYILTEEEKMKKRQKIDENRMAANGLETNCRSSANTCTIDVDSEPREVILERKNGTLSPKTQNAEVTSSQPRRQLLAEEESMIEEIKAAYKSSLEVSIEGPPRDQSSCMADLVNIAELSVRRVIDMSKKIKSFKSLSQADQISLLKGGSIELLILRSVISYDKDKQQFLDESDMDSNTMTTEQLKNAEGGLFEDHMKFVRSLAVDLKADETMLILLLVVSLFSPDRPNLLDKSKVCAEQERYSILLNHYLESKLPYGQARSVYPKLLMKLVDIRNLNEEHSAILVKVNPEGIQPLMIELLDLRT, from the exons ATGAATATGATGAACATGAACGGG GCATTCAGCACAATGCAGCTTCATGACTACTATGGAAATGAAACGGGCATCATGCCGTCACTGCGGCAGCGAATACCGGGATCGGCAGAGCAGGCA ATTGAAGAAGGACTGAAG GACCTGCGTATGCAGTCGCACCTTCAATTCCCGATCAACATCAAGACAGAAGCCATGGACATGATGCCCTCGCAAACGTCGCCACTGATGCCGCTCGGCCTGACGCATCTGAATCATCACGGCATGCCGCCGATGACATCATCACCCGGCTCCATGCATCTTAACGCCCCCATGGACACATGCCCGACCATGCTGGGTTCGGCCATACCGATGGAGACCAACGAAATCCTGAATAAGGCCGGCCGGGCACGCAAGCAAAAGGAGGACAAGTACTGTGGTGTTTGCGGTGACCGAGCTCTAGGATATAATTTCGACGCTATATCTTGTGAATCTTGCAAAGCATTCTTCAGACGGAATGCACTGAAAGGACTG GACTATTTCAAGTGTCCATACGACGAGAAATGTAAAATGGATATATCGAACCGAAGATTTTGTAAACGATGCCGATTGAAGAAATGTTTCGAGATCGGAATGAGGAAAGAGTACATCCTGACCGaggaagaaaaaatgaaaaagcgtCAAAAGATTGACGAAAATAG aatggcTGCCAACGGCCTGGAAACTAACTGCAG GTCatctgcaaatacatgtaccattgaTGTGGACAG TGAACCGCGTGAAGTCATTCTGGAGAGGAAGAATGGTACGCTCTCCCCAAAGACACAGAACGCAGAGGTGACGAGTTCGCAGCCTCGTCGACAGCTGCTCGCCGAGGAAGAGAGCATGATCGAGGAAATAAAAGCAGCTTATAAGTCGTCGCTGGAAGTTTCGATTGAGGGTCCACCCAGAGACCAATCGAGTTGCATGGCTGATCTCGTAAACATTGCTGAACTGAGCGTACGCCGAGTCATCGATATGTCAAAAAAGATCAAATCATTTAAGTCGTTATCGCAGGCTGATCAGATCAGTCTACTAAAAGGTGGTAGTATAGAGTTGTTGATTCTACGCTCGGTTATCTCCTATGATAAGGACAAACAACAATTTCTCGACGAATCAGACATGGACTCGAACACCATGACGACGGAGCAGTTAAAAAACGCGGAAGGTGGCTTGTTTGAGGATCATATGAAGTTTGTTCGTTCCCTCGCAGTGGACTTAAAAGCAGACGAAACGATGTTGATTTTACTTCTTGTCGTTTCGTTGTTTTCACCGGACAGACCCAACCTTCTGGACAAGTCTAAGGTGTGCGCTGAGCAGGAGCGTTATTCAATTCTACTCAATCATTACTTGGAATCGAAGCTCCCGTACGGGCAGGCGCGATCAGTGTACCCCAAACTTCTCATGAAGTTGGTGGATATACGGAACTTGAATGAGGAGCATTCGGCCATCTTGGTGAAGGTGAACCCAGAGGGGATCCAGCCACTGATGATTGAGCTGCTCGATTTACGAACCTGA
- the LOC135489775 gene encoding nuclear hormone receptor HR96-like isoform X2, with protein sequence MNMMNMNGAFSTMQLHDYYGNETGIMPSLRQRIPGSAEQADLRMQSHLQFPINIKTEAMDMMPSQTSPLMPLGLTHLNHHGMPPMTSSPGSMHLNAPMDTCPTMLGSAIPMETNEILNKAGRARKQKEDKYCGVCGDRALGYNFDAISCESCKAFFRRNALKGLDYFKCPYDEKCKMDISNRRFCKRCRLKKCFEIGMRKEYILTEEEKMKKRQKIDENRSRSPWDGPGSTQSQPPRKMAANGLETNCRSSANTCTIDVDSEPREVILERKNGTLSPKTQNAEVTSSQPRRQLLAEEESMIEEIKAAYKSSLEVSIEGPPRDQSSCMADLVNIAELSVRRVIDMSKKIKSFKSLSQADQISLLKGGSIELLILRSVISYDKDKQQFLDESDMDSNTMTTEQLKNAEGGLFEDHMKFVRSLAVDLKADETMLILLLVVSLFSPDRPNLLDKSKVCAEQERYSILLNHYLESKLPYGQARSVYPKLLMKLVDIRNLNEEHSAILVKVNPEGIQPLMIELLDLRT encoded by the exons ATGAATATGATGAACATGAACGGG GCATTCAGCACAATGCAGCTTCATGACTACTATGGAAATGAAACGGGCATCATGCCGTCACTGCGGCAGCGAATACCGGGATCGGCAGAGCAGGCA GACCTGCGTATGCAGTCGCACCTTCAATTCCCGATCAACATCAAGACAGAAGCCATGGACATGATGCCCTCGCAAACGTCGCCACTGATGCCGCTCGGCCTGACGCATCTGAATCATCACGGCATGCCGCCGATGACATCATCACCCGGCTCCATGCATCTTAACGCCCCCATGGACACATGCCCGACCATGCTGGGTTCGGCCATACCGATGGAGACCAACGAAATCCTGAATAAGGCCGGCCGGGCACGCAAGCAAAAGGAGGACAAGTACTGTGGTGTTTGCGGTGACCGAGCTCTAGGATATAATTTCGACGCTATATCTTGTGAATCTTGCAAAGCATTCTTCAGACGGAATGCACTGAAAGGACTG GACTATTTCAAGTGTCCATACGACGAGAAATGTAAAATGGATATATCGAACCGAAGATTTTGTAAACGATGCCGATTGAAGAAATGTTTCGAGATCGGAATGAGGAAAGAGTACATCCTGACCGaggaagaaaaaatgaaaaagcgtCAAAAGATTGACGAAAATAG GAGTAGGTCACCCTGGGATGGTCCGGGGTCCACCCAATCCCAACCACCACGAAA aatggcTGCCAACGGCCTGGAAACTAACTGCAG GTCatctgcaaatacatgtaccattgaTGTGGACAG TGAACCGCGTGAAGTCATTCTGGAGAGGAAGAATGGTACGCTCTCCCCAAAGACACAGAACGCAGAGGTGACGAGTTCGCAGCCTCGTCGACAGCTGCTCGCCGAGGAAGAGAGCATGATCGAGGAAATAAAAGCAGCTTATAAGTCGTCGCTGGAAGTTTCGATTGAGGGTCCACCCAGAGACCAATCGAGTTGCATGGCTGATCTCGTAAACATTGCTGAACTGAGCGTACGCCGAGTCATCGATATGTCAAAAAAGATCAAATCATTTAAGTCGTTATCGCAGGCTGATCAGATCAGTCTACTAAAAGGTGGTAGTATAGAGTTGTTGATTCTACGCTCGGTTATCTCCTATGATAAGGACAAACAACAATTTCTCGACGAATCAGACATGGACTCGAACACCATGACGACGGAGCAGTTAAAAAACGCGGAAGGTGGCTTGTTTGAGGATCATATGAAGTTTGTTCGTTCCCTCGCAGTGGACTTAAAAGCAGACGAAACGATGTTGATTTTACTTCTTGTCGTTTCGTTGTTTTCACCGGACAGACCCAACCTTCTGGACAAGTCTAAGGTGTGCGCTGAGCAGGAGCGTTATTCAATTCTACTCAATCATTACTTGGAATCGAAGCTCCCGTACGGGCAGGCGCGATCAGTGTACCCCAAACTTCTCATGAAGTTGGTGGATATACGGAACTTGAATGAGGAGCATTCGGCCATCTTGGTGAAGGTGAACCCAGAGGGGATCCAGCCACTGATGATTGAGCTGCTCGATTTACGAACCTGA
- the LOC135490003 gene encoding uncharacterized protein LOC135490003, with product MPRKTQLPATTSTPPGLLMPGTVQATSPPVSGFLLPGTGYSTTTRPPHAWYRVPHYHQASSCLVQGTPLPSGLLLPGTGYPTTTRPPHAWYRVPHQYQASSCLVQGTHQYQASSCLVQGTHQYQASSCLVQGTPLPPGLLLPGTGYPPVPGLLLPGTGYSTTTRPPAAWYRVLHQHQASSCLVQGTHQYQASSCLVQGTPLPPGLLLPGTGYSTTIGPPPAWYRVLHYHQASCCLVQGTPPAPGLLLPGTGYPPVPGLLMPGTEYPTTIGPPPAWYRVPTSTRPPPAWYRVPHYHQASCCLVLGTPPAPGLLMPGTGYPTSLPPALEDSITMNQQWKIHQNKIYKS from the coding sequence ATGCCTAGGAAGACTCAATTACCAGCTACCACCTCTACACCACCGGGCCTCCTTATGCCTGGTACGGTACAGGCTACCTCACCACCAGTATCAGGCTTCCTGCTGCCTGGTACAGGGTACTCCACTACCACCAGGCCTCCCCATGCCTGGTACAGGGTACCCCACTACCATCAGGCCTCCTCCTGCCTGGTACAGGGTACCCCACTACCATCAGGCCTCCTCCTGCCTGGTACAGGGTACCCCACTACCACCAGGCCTCCCCATGCCTGGTACAGGGTACCCCACCAGTACCAGGCCTCATCATGCCTGGTACAGGGTACCCACCAGTACCAGGCCTCCTCCTGCCTGGTACAGGGTACCCACCAGTACCAGGCCTCCTCATGCCTGGTGCAGGGTACCCCACTACCACCAGGCCTCCTCCTGCCTGGTACAGGGTACCCACCAGTACCAGGCCTCCTCCTGCCTGGTACAGGGTACTCCACTACCACCAGGCCTCCTGCTGCCTGGTACAGGGTACTCCACCAGCACCAGGCCTCCTCCTGCCTGGTACAGGGTACCCACCAGTACCAGGCCTCCTCCTGCCTGGTACAGGGTACTCCACTACCACCAGGCCTCCTGCTGCCTGGTACAGGGTACTCCACTACCATCGGGCCTCCTCCTGCCTGGTACAGGGTACTCCACTACCACCAGGCCTCCTGCTGCCTGGTACAGGGTACTCCACCAGCACCAGGCCTCCTCCTGCCTGGTACAGGGTACCCACCAGTACCAGGCCTCCTCATGCCTGGCACAGAGTACCCCACTACCATCGGGCCTCCTCCTGCCTGGTACAGGGTACCCACCAGTACCAGGCCTCCTCCTGCCTGGTACAGGGTACCCCACTACCACCAGGCCTCCTGCTGCCTGGTACTGGGTACTCCACCAGCACCAGGCCTCCTCATGCCTGGTACAGGGTACCCCACCAGCCTTCCTCCTGCCTTGGAAGACTCAATTACCATGAACCAACAGTGGAAAATCCACCAGAACAAAATCTATAAATCATGA